A segment of the Gemmatimonadota bacterium genome:
CGCTTCATAGATGCGCGCGGCGTTGTCGATGCCCACCACGTCGTCCACGGGCGAGTGCATAACGAGCAGCGCGCGCCCCAGATCGCCGATCGAGGCGCGCATGTTGTCGGCGTCCAGGTCCTGGAGGAATTCGCGCCCGATGCGGAAGGGCCGGCCGGCTATGCGCACCGTCGCCTCTCCGTTCGCCTCGATCTCCTCCCTGCTCGACTCGACGTGCCTGAGGACGTGGCCCGGGTCGGCGGGGGCGCCGATGGTCGCGACGGCGCGCACCGCGGGTAGGCGATGGGCCGCCTGCAGGACCGCGGCGCCGCCCAGCGAGTGCCCGATCAGAATCGACGGAGCGCCCTCCTCCCGCTCCAGGCGCTCCGCCGCCGCGAGCAGGTCGCCCACGTTGCTGCTGAAGGTGGTGTCGCCGAAGTCTCCTCCGCTCTGGCCCAGTCCGGTGAAATCGAAGCGCAGGACGCCGATGCGCTCCCTCACCAACGTCCTGGCGATGGTGACCACCGCCTTCAGGTCCTTCGAGCACGTGAAGCAATGGGCGAACAGCGCGTAGGCGTCGACTTCGCCGTCCGCCGGAAGGTCGAGAATCGCGGCGAGCTCGGCGCCGGTCGAGCCGGGGAATCTCAGGTGTCTGGTCGCCATGGACAGTTGGGCTCTAGGGTCTCCGACCGGAGCGGTCCCTCAAGGGTCGCCGACGTCCCGTTGTAGCCGCCCTGAAGGGTATCAGCGCTCCACGACGCGGGTGTCCGGTCGGTACGCCGCCCACACGAACCAGAAGTGGACCCCTTCGTCGACCTGGCGCAGCCGCTTGCCCTCCAGCGGACCCTCCAGACCCAGGCCGGACAGGGACCAGGTAGTGCCGGTCTGCCGGTCGCGGAAGCGATCTTCGCCGGTGGGTTGGAAGCGCAGGCGCCGCCCGTCCAGAACCGCGGAGAAGCCCACCGCCGCGCCGACGTCCCTGCC
Coding sequences within it:
- a CDS encoding DUF3179 domain-containing (seleno)protein codes for the protein IRLPAKERVLVVELGDEQVAFPFLALAEERVLEAKVGGEPVVAFWAPGTASIYSERTADGRDVGAAVGFSAVLDGRRLRFQPTGEDRFRDRQTGTTWSLSGLGLEGPLEGKRLRQVDEGVHFWFVWAAYRPDTRVVER
- a CDS encoding bifunctional alpha/beta hydrolase/OsmC family protein; amino-acid sequence: MATRHLRFPGSTGAELAAILDLPADGEVDAYALFAHCFTCSKDLKAVVTIARTLVRERIGVLRFDFTGLGQSGGDFGDTTFSSNVGDLLAAAERLEREEGAPSILIGHSLGGAAVLQAAHRLPAVRAVATIGAPADPGHVLRHVESSREEIEANGEATVRIAGRPFRIGREFLQDLDADNMRASIGDLGRALLVMHSPVDDVVGIDNAARIYEAARHPKSFVSLDTADHLLTEPADARYVAGVLAAWAGRYVAPGVEAAEAEAVIPGVVTRTGSSGYRTEVVVGLHSLVADEPLSVGGTSEGPTPYDLLAAALGTCTGMTLRMYADRKGWPLEEVSVRLAHDRVHAQHGGACEDPKSCLDRLRRDITLEGDLDQEQRARLMEIADRCPVHRTLEAGVRIDTTEAAQ